A genomic segment from Bradyrhizobium sp. CB1015 encodes:
- a CDS encoding glutathionylspermidine synthase family protein: MQRITCLERNDWRETAAQCGFVFHTIDGERYWDERAYYGFTLDEIERGIEAPTGEIDAMCLELAGRVIGDERSLRRLKIPEAFWGLIAESWKRDDRSLYGRLDLRFDGKSPAKLLEYNADTPTSIFEAAVFQWTWLEQAIERRVVPSRADQFNSIHERLIAAWKEIAGGRHVHLTGITGNEEDAGTLAYLEDTARQAGLSTTLLDIEQVGWRDEAGGFVDLDENDIALAFKLYPWEWMFQDAFGAKLKDAPTRWIEPPWKAVLSNKGILPLLWEMFPNHPNLLPAFFEDDPHAAALGTSYVRKPLLSREGANVTLVSGGLPLDEQAGPYGAEGFVRQALSPLPNFSGFYPVIGSWLVNHEPCGLSIREDESPITGNRSRFLPHAIL, from the coding sequence ATGCAGCGCATCACCTGCCTCGAGCGCAACGATTGGCGAGAGACCGCGGCGCAATGCGGCTTCGTCTTCCACACCATCGACGGCGAGCGCTATTGGGACGAGCGCGCCTATTACGGCTTCACGCTGGATGAGATCGAGCGCGGCATCGAGGCGCCGACCGGCGAGATCGACGCGATGTGCCTTGAGCTTGCCGGCCGCGTCATCGGCGACGAGCGCTCCTTGCGGCGGTTGAAGATTCCGGAAGCGTTCTGGGGCCTGATCGCCGAGAGCTGGAAGCGCGACGATCGCAGCCTCTATGGCCGGCTCGATCTGAGGTTCGACGGCAAGTCGCCGGCAAAGCTGCTCGAATACAACGCGGATACGCCGACCTCGATCTTCGAGGCCGCGGTGTTTCAATGGACCTGGCTCGAGCAGGCGATCGAACGCCGCGTCGTCCCCTCGCGTGCCGATCAGTTCAACTCCATCCATGAGCGGCTGATCGCGGCGTGGAAGGAGATCGCCGGCGGCCGCCACGTCCATCTCACCGGCATCACCGGCAACGAGGAAGACGCCGGCACGCTCGCTTATCTCGAAGACACCGCGCGCCAGGCCGGACTCTCGACGACGCTGCTCGATATCGAGCAGGTCGGCTGGCGCGACGAGGCCGGCGGCTTCGTCGATCTCGACGAGAACGACATCGCGCTCGCCTTCAAGCTCTATCCCTGGGAATGGATGTTCCAGGACGCCTTCGGCGCAAAGCTCAAGGATGCGCCGACGCGCTGGATCGAGCCACCGTGGAAGGCGGTGCTCTCCAACAAGGGCATCTTGCCGCTGCTCTGGGAGATGTTTCCGAACCATCCCAATCTGCTGCCGGCCTTCTTCGAGGACGATCCGCACGCAGCCGCGCTCGGCACCTCCTATGTGCGCAAGCCGCTGCTGTCGCGCGAAGGCGCCAATGTCACGCTGGTCTCCGGCGGCCTGCCGCTCGACGAGCAGGCAGGGCCTTACGGCGCCGAAGGTTTCGTGCGCCAGGCATTGTCACCGCTGCCGAACTTTTCGGGCTTCTATCCGGTCATCGGAAGCTGGCTGGTGAACCACGAGCCTTGCGGGCTATCGATCCGCGAGGACGAGAGCCCGATCACGGGCAACCGCTCGCGGTTTCTGCCGCATGCGATTTTGTGA
- the ctrA gene encoding response regulator transcription factor CtrA produces the protein MRVLLIEDDSAVAQSIELMLKSESFNVYTTDLGEEGVDLGKLYDYDIILLDLNLPDMSGYDVLKQLRVSKIKTPILILSGLAGIEDKVKGLGVGADDYMTKPFHKDELVARIHAIVRRSKGHAQSVIQTGDLVVNLDTKTVEVGGQRVHLTGKEYQMLELLSLRKGTTLTKEMFLNHLYGGMDEPELKIIDVFICKLRKKLANASEGRNFIETVWGRGYVLREPHEADERIPA, from the coding sequence ATGCGCGTTTTGCTGATTGAAGATGACAGCGCCGTCGCGCAGTCGATCGAGCTGATGCTGAAGTCGGAGAGCTTCAACGTCTACACGACCGATTTGGGGGAAGAAGGCGTCGATCTCGGTAAACTATACGATTACGACATTATTCTCCTCGACCTCAACCTACCCGACATGTCCGGCTACGACGTGCTCAAGCAGCTCCGGGTCTCCAAGATCAAGACACCGATTCTGATCCTCTCCGGCCTCGCCGGCATCGAGGACAAGGTCAAGGGTCTCGGCGTCGGCGCCGACGACTACATGACCAAGCCGTTCCACAAGGACGAGCTGGTGGCCCGCATCCACGCGATCGTGCGCCGCTCCAAGGGCCATGCCCAGTCGGTCATCCAGACCGGCGACCTCGTCGTCAACCTCGACACCAAGACGGTGGAAGTCGGCGGCCAGCGCGTGCATCTGACCGGCAAGGAATATCAGATGCTGGAGCTCCTCTCGCTCCGCAAGGGCACGACGCTCACCAAGGAAATGTTCCTCAACCACCTCTATGGCGGCATGGACGAGCCCGAGCTGAAGATCATCGACGTCTTCATCTGCAAGCTCCGCAAGAAGCTCGCCAACGCCTCCGAAGGCCGCAACTTCATCGAGACCGTCTGGGGCCGCGGCTACGTGCTGCGCGAGCCGCACGAGGCCGACGAGCGCATCCCCGCCTGA
- a CDS encoding protein-glutamate O-methyltransferase CheR: MTPADYDYLRKFLKERSGLDLSADKQYLVESRLLPLARKASLPGIPDLVLKIRNGDGRLATDVVEAMTTNETFFYRDKIPFDHLRDTILPGLIQARAARRSLRIWSAASSTGQEPYSIAMCVKEMGSALAGWRIEIVATDLSQEVLEKSKAGIYSQFEVQRGLPIHHLVKYFTQTGELWQLNADIRAMVQFRQLNLLQDFSHLGTFDVIFCRNVLIYFDQDTKAVIFERMTEAMEADGTLLLGAAESVVGITDALRPVADRRGLYQLNPARSGRPMGGLIPPSLKIAAAR, encoded by the coding sequence GTGACACCTGCAGATTACGACTATCTGCGCAAGTTCCTGAAAGAGCGCTCCGGTCTCGATCTCTCCGCCGACAAGCAATATCTGGTCGAGAGCCGGCTGCTGCCGCTCGCCCGCAAGGCAAGCCTTCCCGGCATCCCCGATCTCGTTCTGAAGATCAGGAACGGCGACGGCCGGCTTGCGACCGACGTGGTCGAAGCGATGACCACCAACGAGACGTTCTTCTACCGCGACAAGATTCCGTTCGATCACCTGCGCGACACCATCCTGCCGGGCCTGATCCAGGCGCGCGCTGCGCGCAGGTCGCTTCGCATCTGGTCGGCGGCCTCCTCGACCGGGCAGGAGCCCTATTCGATCGCGATGTGCGTGAAGGAGATGGGCTCAGCTCTCGCCGGCTGGCGCATCGAGATCGTCGCCACCGACCTGTCGCAGGAGGTGCTGGAGAAATCCAAGGCCGGAATCTACAGCCAGTTCGAGGTGCAGCGCGGCCTGCCGATCCACCATCTGGTGAAATACTTCACGCAAACCGGCGAGCTCTGGCAGCTCAATGCCGATATTCGCGCCATGGTGCAGTTCCGCCAGCTCAATCTGTTGCAGGATTTCTCTCATCTCGGCACGTTCGACGTGATTTTCTGCCGCAACGTGCTGATCTATTTCGACCAGGACACCAAGGCGGTGATTTTCGAGCGCATGACGGAGGCGATGGAGGCGGACGGCACGCTGCTGCTTGGCGCCGCCGAATCCGTCGTCGGCATCACGGACGCGCTCCGCCCCGTCGCCGATCGCCGCGGTCTCTATCAGCTCAACCCCGCGCGCTCCGGCCGTCCGATGGGCGGATTGATTCCACCGTCGTTGAAGATCGCCGCAGCAAGGTGA
- a CDS encoding anti-sigma factor domain-containing protein — MAYTEDHIALAAEYALGTLGADERAQVETMMAVDPAFAEVVQAWAYRLGALNQMVGSVEPRPIVWENIRAEIARTAAAQEQPARAEASAPPPPPVPDSFSLGAAEPPPESSQPPEMLHPEAGPIEAPRPEPDALPDIAPQFIPQVHAPDANVVRAPQAPLADDSNVIRLEGRVKRWRNLASVLGALAAALLVTLSLQIFLPEALPGALRPAPRIQTVEVKTPAAPLAASAQYVALLQGQGGGPAFIMTIDGATRNFTVRKVGATPEPGKSFELWLISDKLPRPRSLGVIGASDFTARPLLASYDAEVVNGATYAVTVEQAGGSPNGQPTSAPVFSGKLIETVPPAPAKN; from the coding sequence ATGGCCTATACGGAGGACCATATCGCGCTCGCCGCGGAATACGCGCTCGGCACGCTCGGCGCCGACGAGCGCGCGCAGGTCGAGACCATGATGGCGGTGGACCCGGCGTTCGCCGAGGTCGTGCAGGCCTGGGCCTATCGGCTCGGTGCGCTCAACCAGATGGTCGGCTCGGTCGAGCCGCGGCCGATCGTGTGGGAGAACATCAGGGCGGAGATCGCGCGCACGGCCGCCGCGCAGGAGCAGCCCGCGCGCGCCGAGGCTTCGGCGCCGCCACCGCCGCCCGTGCCCGACTCGTTCTCGCTGGGAGCTGCGGAGCCTCCGCCCGAGAGCTCGCAGCCGCCGGAGATGCTGCATCCAGAAGCCGGGCCAATTGAGGCGCCGCGTCCCGAGCCTGATGCTCTTCCGGACATCGCGCCGCAATTCATCCCGCAAGTCCATGCTCCGGATGCCAACGTCGTCCGTGCGCCCCAGGCGCCGCTCGCCGACGACAGCAACGTGATTCGTCTCGAGGGCCGGGTGAAGCGCTGGCGCAACCTCGCATCCGTCCTCGGTGCGCTCGCGGCCGCGCTGCTCGTGACGCTGTCGCTGCAGATCTTCCTGCCCGAGGCGCTGCCGGGCGCCTTGCGTCCCGCGCCGCGCATCCAGACGGTCGAGGTGAAGACGCCGGCCGCGCCGCTCGCCGCCTCCGCGCAATATGTCGCGCTGCTGCAGGGCCAGGGCGGCGGCCCCGCCTTCATCATGACCATCGACGGCGCGACGCGGAATTTCACGGTGCGAAAGGTCGGCGCGACACCGGAGCCCGGCAAGAGCTTCGAGCTCTGGCTGATCTCGGACAAGCTGCCGCGCCCGCGCTCGCTCGGCGTGATCGGCGCCAGCGATTTCACCGCGCGTCCGCTGCTCGCCTCCTACGATGCCGAGGTCGTCAACGGCGCCACCTACGCCGTCACCGTCGAGCAGGCCGGCGGCTCGCCGAACGGCCAGCCGACCTCCGCCCCGGTGTTTTCCGGAAAGCTGATCGAGACGGTGCCGCCGGCGCCAGCGAAAAACTAA
- a CDS encoding chemotaxis protein CheW, with amino-acid sequence MSKTQSSDGAMVEYVTAMIGGQLFGLPISRVQDVFMPERVTRVPLASREIAGVLNLRGRIVTVVDMRSRLGLPKDEDGKTAMAVGVDLRGESYGLLIDQIGEVLRLPEDGKEENPVNLDPRMAKLAGGVHRLDGQLMVVLDVDRVLELAPEMMAA; translated from the coding sequence ATGAGCAAGACCCAATCCAGCGACGGCGCCATGGTCGAGTACGTCACCGCGATGATCGGCGGCCAGCTGTTCGGCCTGCCGATCTCCCGCGTCCAGGACGTGTTCATGCCCGAGCGCGTCACCCGCGTGCCGCTGGCCTCGCGCGAGATCGCGGGCGTCTTGAACCTGCGCGGCCGCATCGTCACCGTGGTCGACATGCGCTCGCGCCTCGGCCTGCCCAAGGACGAGGACGGCAAGACGGCGATGGCGGTCGGCGTCGACCTGCGCGGCGAATCCTACGGCCTCTTGATCGACCAGATCGGCGAGGTGCTGCGCCTGCCCGAGGACGGCAAGGAAGAAAACCCCGTCAACCTCGACCCCCGCATGGCCAAGCTCGCCGGCGGCGTCCACCGCCTCGACGGCCAGCTCATGGTCGTCCTCGACGTCGACCGCGTCCTCGAGCTCGCGCCCGAGATGATGGCGGCCTGA
- a CDS encoding PleD family two-component system response regulator, with protein sequence MRTCLVVDDSSVIRKVARRILEGLDFQILEAEDGEKALEACKRGLPDAVLLDWNMPVMDGYEFLGHLRRMPGGDQPKVVFCTTENDVAHIARALHAGANEYIMKPFDKDIVTAKFQEVGLI encoded by the coding sequence ATGCGAACTTGTCTCGTCGTTGATGATTCCAGCGTCATCCGAAAGGTTGCGCGCCGGATCCTGGAGGGGCTCGACTTCCAGATCCTCGAGGCCGAGGACGGTGAGAAGGCGCTGGAGGCCTGCAAGCGCGGCCTGCCCGATGCGGTGCTGCTCGACTGGAACATGCCGGTCATGGATGGCTACGAGTTCCTCGGCCATCTCAGGCGCATGCCCGGCGGCGACCAGCCCAAGGTGGTGTTCTGCACCACCGAGAACGACGTCGCGCATATCGCGCGCGCGCTGCACGCCGGCGCCAACGAGTACATCATGAAGCCGTTCGACAAGGACATCGTGACGGCGAAATTTCAGGAAGTCGGCCTGATCTGA
- the fliJ gene encoding flagellar export protein FliJ, with translation MKSRDTLIRLKKFQVDEKRRRVTQIETMIADFQRMSVDLEREIQTEQERAGINDPSHFAYPTYAKAAIQRRENLTRSADELKGQLEEAKAALAEAFEELKKVELLDERDQARERSEENAREQADLDSIGLMRARIGAVA, from the coding sequence ATGAAGTCACGAGATACCCTCATCCGCCTGAAGAAATTTCAGGTCGACGAGAAGCGCCGCCGGGTCACCCAGATCGAGACCATGATCGCCGACTTCCAGCGCATGTCGGTCGATCTCGAACGCGAGATCCAGACCGAGCAGGAGCGCGCCGGGATCAACGATCCCTCGCACTTCGCCTACCCGACCTACGCCAAAGCCGCGATCCAGCGCCGTGAGAACCTGACCCGTTCGGCCGACGAGCTCAAGGGCCAGCTCGAGGAAGCCAAGGCCGCACTGGCCGAGGCCTTCGAGGAGCTGAAGAAGGTCGAGCTGCTCGACGAGCGCGACCAGGCCCGCGAGCGCTCCGAGGAGAACGCCCGCGAGCAGGCCGACCTCGACAGCATCGGCCTGATGCGTGCCCGCATCGGCGCCGTCGCCTGA
- the fliI gene encoding flagellar protein export ATPase FliI — MKALAEQIGDIDGINIYGRVVGVRGLMVEVAGPIHAMSVGARLVIETGANRTIPCEVIGFSGNNAVVMPFAGLEGVRRGCKAVIANAANQVRPSAAWLGRVVNALGEPIDGKGPLPQGSSPMPFRNTPPPAHSRKRVGSPLDLGVRAMNTFLTCCRGQRMGIFAGSGVGKSVLLSMLARNVDADVSVIGLIGERGREVQEFLQDDLGEEGLARSVVVVATSDEPALMRRQAAYLTLAVAEYFRDEDKDVLCLMDSVTRFAMAQREIGLSAGEPPTAKGYTPTVFTELPKLLERAGPGLGEGAITAIFTVLVDGDDHNEPIADAVRGILDGHIVMQRSIAERGRYPAINILKSVSRTMPKSADPQFWPLIQKARQVMATYADMEELIRLGAYRAGSSPEVDEAIRLNEPLEAFLRQRKDEKASLAEGYRQLAQILGNLETER, encoded by the coding sequence ATGAAGGCTCTGGCCGAGCAGATCGGCGACATCGACGGCATCAACATCTATGGCCGCGTCGTCGGCGTTCGCGGCCTGATGGTCGAGGTGGCCGGTCCTATACACGCGATGTCGGTCGGCGCGCGGCTCGTGATCGAGACCGGCGCCAACCGCACCATTCCGTGCGAGGTGATCGGCTTCTCCGGCAACAATGCCGTGGTGATGCCGTTCGCCGGCCTCGAGGGCGTGCGGCGCGGCTGCAAGGCGGTCATCGCCAATGCCGCCAATCAGGTGAGGCCATCCGCGGCCTGGCTCGGCCGGGTCGTCAATGCGCTGGGCGAGCCGATCGACGGCAAGGGTCCGCTGCCGCAGGGCTCTTCGCCGATGCCGTTCCGCAATACGCCGCCGCCTGCACATTCGCGCAAGCGCGTCGGCAGCCCGCTCGATCTCGGCGTGCGCGCCATGAACACGTTCCTCACCTGCTGCCGCGGTCAGCGCATGGGCATCTTCGCAGGCTCCGGCGTCGGCAAGTCGGTGCTGCTGTCGATGCTGGCGCGCAACGTCGATGCCGATGTCAGTGTCATCGGGCTGATCGGCGAACGCGGCCGCGAGGTGCAGGAGTTCCTGCAGGATGATCTCGGCGAGGAGGGCCTTGCGCGCTCGGTCGTGGTGGTCGCGACCTCCGACGAGCCGGCGCTGATGCGCCGCCAGGCGGCGTACCTCACGCTCGCGGTCGCCGAGTATTTTCGCGACGAGGACAAGGACGTGCTCTGCCTGATGGACTCGGTGACGCGCTTTGCCATGGCCCAGCGCGAGATCGGCCTGTCCGCCGGCGAGCCGCCGACCGCCAAGGGCTACACCCCGACCGTCTTCACCGAGCTGCCGAAGCTCTTGGAGCGCGCCGGGCCGGGATTGGGCGAGGGCGCCATCACCGCGATCTTCACGGTGCTGGTCGACGGCGACGACCATAATGAGCCGATCGCCGATGCCGTCCGCGGCATCCTCGACGGCCATATCGTGATGCAGCGCTCGATCGCCGAGCGCGGCCGCTACCCCGCGATCAACATCCTCAAATCCGTCTCGCGCACGATGCCGAAATCGGCCGATCCGCAGTTCTGGCCGCTCATCCAGAAGGCGCGCCAGGTGATGGCGACCTATGCCGACATGGAGGAATTGATCCGTCTCGGCGCCTACCGCGCCGGCTCCAGTCCGGAGGTCGACGAGGCGATCCGCCTGAACGAGCCGCTGGAAGCCTTCCTGCGCCAGCGCAAGGACGAAAAGGCATCACTCGCGGAGGGCTATCGCCAATTGGCGCAAATCCTCGGCAATTTGGAAACGGAACGCTAA
- a CDS encoding DUF350 domain-containing protein, with translation MILQSLAGLPAFLVYFCTGLIAIVAYLFVYTRITAHNEFQLIRDNEPAAAIALGLSLLGFVAPLVSAIAHSANVLDCLIWATIALIVQVIVFFLVKVPVPSLSERISAGELAPAIWLGLSSLAAGLLNAASMIY, from the coding sequence ATGATCCTGCAATCACTCGCCGGCCTGCCCGCCTTCCTGGTCTATTTCTGCACCGGGTTGATCGCGATCGTGGCCTATCTGTTCGTCTATACCCGCATCACCGCCCATAACGAGTTCCAGCTCATCCGCGACAACGAACCGGCCGCCGCGATCGCGCTCGGGCTCAGCCTGCTCGGCTTCGTGGCGCCGCTGGTCAGCGCCATCGCGCATTCGGCCAACGTGCTGGACTGCCTGATCTGGGCGACGATCGCGCTGATCGTGCAGGTCATCGTGTTCTTCCTCGTCAAGGTGCCGGTCCCCAGCCTCTCGGAGCGGATCTCCGCCGGCGAGCTTGCTCCGGCGATCTGGCTCGGCCTGTCCTCGCTCGCCGCGGGGCTGCTCAACGCCGCCAGCATGATCTACTGA
- a CDS encoding sigma-70 family RNA polymerase sigma factor, translating to MLTPAELVGLIEAVAKGDQAAFERLYAATRAKLYGVVLRILRRQDLAEEVIQETYVKIWNSAGQFNPALSSPITWMASIARNRAIDIVRKKSETSIEEEPQAMEVAAESPDPLARREMTEELKRLLECIGRLEPDRQRLVLLAYYNGWSREQLAEKFAAPVNTVKTWLRRSMLDIRECLGL from the coding sequence ATGCTGACGCCAGCAGAGCTGGTCGGGTTGATTGAGGCGGTGGCAAAGGGCGATCAGGCCGCGTTCGAGCGCCTCTACGCCGCCACGCGCGCGAAACTCTATGGCGTCGTGCTCCGTATCTTGCGCAGACAGGATCTCGCGGAGGAGGTCATTCAGGAGACTTACGTCAAGATCTGGAACAGCGCCGGCCAGTTCAATCCGGCCCTGTCGTCGCCGATCACGTGGATGGCCTCGATCGCGCGCAACCGGGCGATCGACATCGTCCGCAAGAAGTCGGAAACCTCCATCGAGGAAGAGCCTCAGGCGATGGAGGTTGCGGCCGAAAGTCCCGATCCGCTGGCGCGCCGCGAGATGACCGAGGAGCTGAAGCGGCTCCTGGAATGCATCGGCCGGCTCGAGCCGGACCGTCAGAGGCTCGTGCTGCTCGCCTATTACAACGGCTGGAGCCGCGAGCAATTGGCGGAGAAATTCGCCGCGCCCGTCAACACGGTGAAGACGTGGCTGCGGCGCAGCATGCTGGATATCCGGGAGTGCCTTGGACTGTGA
- a CDS encoding AraC family transcriptional regulator: MDAARTPGIFLHQYAGLPHGPAFEQWRERAVGPCGLDIGPSRGDSIDCRLQISVVDNITLAIPEGASAQYSRTQSHLADGSDDLVLIAAHAGLVRVGQNGHTVELAPAQMVLVDMSVTGTVGHTEIDRFTTIRMPRRALLDISPRAEDKLSQVLIDGAVAETIFRYHALAANHAPHLDAVGQRLTAQHMVDLVGLLLGTDAEHASRARGRGQAAVRLDLMRADVMAALGRNDLCLAEVATRSGLSPRQAQRLFEQSGTTFTEFVLEQRLLHARKLLGDPRARMRKISDIAHSSGFSDLSYFNRAFRKRFGATPSELREA; this comes from the coding sequence ATGGATGCAGCGAGAACGCCGGGCATCTTCCTTCACCAATATGCCGGCCTGCCGCACGGTCCGGCATTCGAACAATGGCGCGAGCGGGCGGTCGGTCCCTGCGGCCTCGATATCGGCCCGAGCCGTGGCGACAGCATCGATTGCCGGCTGCAGATCAGCGTCGTCGACAACATCACGCTCGCGATTCCGGAAGGCGCTTCGGCGCAATATTCCCGCACGCAGAGCCATCTTGCCGACGGCAGCGACGATCTCGTGCTGATAGCGGCCCATGCGGGGCTCGTCCGCGTCGGGCAGAACGGCCACACCGTCGAGCTGGCGCCCGCCCAGATGGTGCTGGTCGACATGAGCGTGACCGGGACCGTCGGCCACACCGAGATAGACCGCTTCACCACCATTCGCATGCCGCGCCGTGCGCTGCTCGACATCAGTCCGCGCGCCGAGGACAAGCTCTCGCAGGTGCTCATCGACGGCGCGGTCGCCGAGACCATCTTCCGCTACCACGCGCTCGCCGCCAATCACGCGCCGCATCTCGATGCCGTCGGCCAGCGCCTGACCGCGCAGCACATGGTCGATCTCGTCGGTCTCCTGCTCGGCACCGATGCCGAGCATGCAAGCCGCGCACGCGGGCGGGGGCAGGCGGCGGTGCGCCTCGATCTCATGCGCGCCGACGTGATGGCCGCGCTCGGCCGCAACGATCTCTGCCTCGCCGAAGTTGCGACGCGCTCTGGCTTGAGCCCGCGCCAGGCCCAGCGCCTGTTCGAACAGTCCGGCACGACCTTCACCGAATTCGTGCTGGAGCAGCGCCTGCTCCATGCGCGCAAGCTGCTCGGCGATCCCCGCGCCAGGATGCGCAAGATCAGCGACATCGCACATTCCTCCGGCTTCTCCGATCTGTCCTATTTCAACCGCGCCTTCCGCAAGCGTTTTGGCGCGACGCCCTCGGAGCTGCGCGAGGCGTAG
- a CDS encoding chemotaxis response regulator protein-glutamate methylesterase — protein sequence MSVAFAGNSTTGTSREAGPLRVMIVDDSVVIRGLISRWIGAEHDMEVAASLRTGLEAVNQLDRINPDVAVLDIEMPELDGLSALPQLLAKKRDLVIIMASTLTRRNAEISFKALSLGAADYIPKPESTREASAADIFHHDLIQKIRHLGARLRRKSAVASPPLAPASPAPVARGPVARPAVPAPAPAVHVPSSGSLATRPFSTQAPKVLLIGSSTGGPQALMALVTELGPVIDRFPVLITQHMPPTFTTILAEHLARSSRRPAAEAVDGEPVKPGRIYLAPGGKHMRVARSGADPVIALDDGPAVNFCKPAVDPLFTSAIDVWHGNILSVILTGMGSDGMRGGKDIVAAGGSVIAQDEASSVVWGMPGAAANAGICAAILPLNQIGAKVNRLFAGDRS from the coding sequence ATGAGTGTTGCGTTCGCAGGTAATTCGACCACGGGCACGTCGCGCGAAGCCGGGCCGCTGCGGGTGATGATCGTCGACGACTCCGTCGTCATCCGCGGTCTGATCTCGCGCTGGATCGGTGCCGAGCACGACATGGAGGTCGCGGCGTCGCTGCGCACCGGGCTCGAGGCGGTCAACCAGCTCGATCGCATCAATCCCGACGTTGCCGTGCTCGACATCGAAATGCCCGAGCTCGATGGCCTCTCGGCACTGCCGCAACTGCTCGCGAAGAAGCGCGACCTCGTCATCATCATGGCTTCGACGCTGACCCGCCGCAACGCGGAGATCAGCTTCAAGGCGTTGTCGCTCGGTGCGGCCGATTACATTCCCAAGCCGGAATCGACGCGTGAAGCGTCGGCCGCGGACATTTTCCATCACGACCTGATCCAGAAGATCCGCCATCTCGGCGCGCGGCTGCGTCGCAAGTCTGCGGTTGCGAGCCCGCCGCTGGCGCCCGCGAGCCCGGCTCCCGTCGCACGCGGTCCTGTCGCGCGGCCTGCCGTGCCTGCGCCCGCTCCGGCCGTGCATGTCCCGTCGTCAGGTTCGCTCGCGACACGTCCGTTCTCGACCCAGGCGCCCAAGGTGCTGCTGATCGGCTCCTCGACCGGCGGTCCTCAGGCGCTGATGGCGCTCGTCACCGAGCTCGGCCCCGTGATCGATCGCTTCCCGGTGCTGATCACCCAGCACATGCCGCCGACCTTCACCACCATCCTGGCCGAGCATCTGGCGCGCTCGAGCCGCCGGCCGGCGGCCGAGGCGGTCGACGGTGAGCCGGTGAAGCCGGGACGGATTTACCTCGCACCGGGCGGCAAGCACATGCGCGTCGCGCGCAGCGGCGCTGATCCGGTGATCGCGCTCGACGACGGCCCCGCCGTCAACTTCTGCAAGCCTGCGGTCGATCCGCTCTTCACCTCCGCCATCGACGTCTGGCACGGCAACATCCTCTCGGTGATCCTGACCGGCATGGGCTCGGACGGCATGCGCGGCGGCAAGGACATCGTCGCGGCCGGCGGCAGCGTGATCGCGCAGGACGAAGCCTCCAGCGTGGTCTGGGGCATGCCGGGCGCGGCGGCCAACGCCGGCATCTGCGCGGCGATCCTGCCGCTCAACCAGATCGGCGCCAAGGTCAACCGCCTGTTCGCGGGAGACCGCTCGTGA